The Caenorhabditis elegans chromosome I genome includes the window gcatgtttttttaatggaactTAGCctatcttcaaaaaaaggaaaacatgtTAGACCTACAGTACTCAAAAATTATGTTGGTCTTAACAAATAGCCCGACCAAAAAGATTTGACTATTGAAGATTGTAAATTATTGCGAGATTCgttgttatttttagttttaatatACTCACCGAAAACGGCTACAATAACGATTGCGGGGATGATGAAGACAGAGTTATCGAACGATGTCGAGTATGGCCCTTTTCCTCCAAGCTCAACCATTTTTGCTAGCTAAcacctgaaaataataaaaataaatgaaacaaatttaatttgaagaacacaaaaaattgagtatactgtagttttcagtatttttctctacaaaaagctgtttttaaatgatttaaCTTGCGAAATGccaaataaaaataggaaattctCATTGTACAATATTAAATCTATCagaaactgataaaatttgTACGGAATGTACGAATAAAAATGGGCGACGAACAAATGCAAACGTGTTTcttctttggaaaaaatgccATGCTGGAAGAACACGCAGCGCCACCGCGACGCGTCCAAAGGCATTCagaacacaattttgaaaacgtttttttctcttgcaaatctttgtttttttttactcttctgaaaatatactttCTCACTTgcttctcaaacttttttactaaaattaaaaaaaaacaatatttataaatattgCAAAACACAAAATAGATATCTCTTATGTATGTTACTACTATTTATCCGCATCTTGATTTATGTCTGCTCCGTCATTTTTGTTCTGTTTTCTTTTAGTTTTCCCTCGAATTCATGAACATAAGCCTTGTATTAGTAATGAACTAAAAAAGATCCATTAATCAGGATTTCAATAAGAATTCATTATTAGTCTTATGTGTATGAAATAAATCAGATCATTGGTgtcaattttgagaaactttgCGTGATGAAAAAGCTCAATATAGAAGTGGGTAGAATAACAAGctataaaaataatacattCAGACCAGTGTGCTTAGGTAATTGTAACAATCCTCGCGGTAGACGTGCCCACAAGAATGATTTGCCCAGAAATAGAGGGTTTTCACGGCGAAGCAAGTGGCAAGAAAGACGGCGGAAGATCCTAAAGTAATCGATACACATTTTGAGGCCAAACTTCGCGATGGGTCAATTGAGACTGTGAGCATTAgcactgaaaatattagaattGCAGAGTTGTTTCTTGTATTCTAGCGAATTcattcttttgaatttttataatcgCGTATGAATAGTATTTAAGAAACTCACCGATCACGAAGACTATTATTGATGCGAACCAAAACGAGAATGCCACAATTCTTAAAAAGCTGGTTGATTTGATGTATCGAAGTGCCCTGTAATGTTAAAATGTTCAAGCTATTTAatgtgaaacttttgaaaagcaCTAACACATCAATATCATCCGGTTGTTGTGTCTGTTTTACTATCTTCATCAGGAATAGTAATTGAAGAGCAGACACAAAGAATGCCAGAATCGACAGAATCACGATTGCCACGTCGAATGAGGCGATGACATCCCGAATGACATCGATTACTCCTCGATATGCCGATGCCGGTGATTTTGCGGTGCGAAGAAATCGTTCGGCATTTGAAAAGTGGAATTGTAGAGCAACAACGGTGAATAATGCCGAGCAAACTGACATGAAGAGGAGGAGAAGCATATTCCAGTGAACCTAAACACAATTTCATGCAtagaaagattgaaaaaaacttttcttacCGTTTTTCGGTCCATTACTCGGTTTTCGCTGTTCAAATCGAGAACTGATGGGTGACTATCGCTAACTTGTCCCCCAGCTCCGCTATATGTTCCAGTAGTTCCAATTCCCTTCCCACCACCACATGATACTGAATATCTCATCGATATTGGCGAGTTTTGagcctaaaaataaattataaagtatgagaaaaattccgatttaaaaattaccatAAGGGATTCGTGATTTAATGTGGTCGGT containing:
- the C48B6.9 gene encoding uncharacterized protein (Confirmed by transcript evidence) — encoded protein: MVTSSTPRRGFHIPTTLNHESLMAQNSPISMRYSVSCGGGKGIGTTGTYSGAGGQVSDSHPSVLDLNSENRVMDRKTVHWNMLLLLFMSVCSALFTVVALQFHFSNAERFLRTAKSPASAYRGVIDVIRDVIASFDVAIVILSILAFFVSALQLLFLMKIVKQTQQPDDIDVALRYIKSTSFLRIVAFSFWFASIIVFVIVLMLTVSIDPSRSLASKCVSITLGSSAVFLATCFAVKTLYFWANHSCGHVYREDCYNYLSTLV